In one window of Henckelia pumila isolate YLH828 chromosome 1, ASM3356847v2, whole genome shotgun sequence DNA:
- the LOC140861219 gene encoding protein FAR1-RELATED SEQUENCE 5-like: protein MENESETHIQEGQNLNSIVVASSDKNETDINKEVDLAANSEQNMIPASEDDNACSIDITGSLISLTRKTIDEMYQLHSNYARAIGFRVRKSTTRVKLDDDGRLCNVFWKDSMMKEDYDIFGDVMVFDTTYRINKYNLICAPFVGCVDENEFESCWSSMISDYKLENHPWFNRLYGLKEKWCTALSKDLFSAGILYSQRSESTNHAIGFSAKKNTSLTDFFGIFKEMLKNWRNKEQKDEFQCSRSIPESALPFTGMLKHASEVYTLTLFRDFEAEFFKSISSSSILILVEDGMMVYNVSSHDNDGLSHRVIFDCLSNLITCSCKKFEEYGLLCYHCLRVLHINSIVTIPESYIMKRWTKFAKSEIWDKFNSTVGRSEKVGDCIPWRHEMARKYYNLVLQCQENKEAWMIVEEGYNRDSVAVNALMSSLTITEQSDTSIHSNSFHIVQDPTRSVTKGRIQKIKGHFQKKQEEDNGCFKFNSSKGIWEREKFLRLVNKELIIPLIFQHIRMFL, encoded by the exons ATGGAGAATGAATCTGAAACTCATATTCAGGAAG GTCAGAATTTAAATTCTATTGTCGTTGCTTCTAGCGATAAAAATGAGACAGACATAAATAAAG AAGTTGATTTGGCAGCTAATAGTGAACAAAATATGATACCAGCCAGTGAAG ATGACAATGCATGTTCTATTGATATAACTGGATCTCTGATTAGTTTGACGAGAAAAACAATTGATGAAATGTATCAATTGCATTCTAACTATGCAAGGGCCATTGGTTTTAGAGTTCGTAAATCAACCACCAG AGTCAAATTAGATGATGATGGGAGATTGTGTAATGTATTTTGGAAGGACTCGATGATGAAAGAGGATTATGACATATTTGGTGATGTCATGGTTTTTGACACAACTTATCGCATTAATAAGTACAATTTGATTTGTGCTCCTTTCGTGG GTTGTGTTGATGAAAATGAATTTGAAAGTTGTTGGAGTTCTATGATTTCAGACTACAAACTAGAGAATCATCCTTGGTTTAATCGTTTGTATGGATTAAAGGAAAAATGGTGCACTGCATTGAGCAAGGATTTATTCTCTGCTGGAATTCTGTATTCCCAAAGAAGTGAAAGCACTAACCATGCCATTGGATTCAGTGCAAAGAAAAACACAAGCTTGACTGacttttttggaattttcaaggAAATGTTAAAGAATTGGAGGAACAAAGAACAAAAAGATGAATTCCAATGTTCAAGATCAATACCTGAATCAGCCTTACCATTTACTGGGATGTTGAAGCATGCTTCTGAGGTATACACATTGACACTTTTTAGAGATTTTGAGGctgaattttttaaatcaatCTCTAGTTCTTCTATTCTTATTCTAGTTGAAGACGGAATGATGGTTTATAATGTTTCATCACACGATAATGACGGGCTATCTCATCGTGTCATATTTGATTGTTTGAGCAATCTAATCACGTGCTCTTGCAAGAAATTTGAAGAGTATGGCTTATTGTGCTATCATTGCTTAAGGGTCCTTCATATAAATTCGATAGTTACCATACCAGAGTCTTATATTATGAAAAGATGGACAAAGTTTGCTAAATCAGAAATTTGGGACAAGTTCAATAGTACAGTTGGGAGGTCAGAGAAGGTTGGGGATTGCATCCCTTGGCGTCATGAAATGGCACGCAAGTATTATAATTTGGTGTTGCAATGTCAAGAAAATAAGGAGGCTTGGATGATTGTTGAAGAAGGATACAATAGAGATTCTGTAGCTGTTAATGCTCTGATGAGTTCATTGACTATTACAGAGCAGTCAGATACTTCCATTCATTCAAATTCTTTTCATATTGTTCAAGATCCTACTCGTTCTGTTACAAAAGGAAGAATTCAAAAGATAAAAGGACACTTTCagaaaaaacaagaagaagataaCGGATGCTTCAAATTCAATTCAAGCAAAGGAATTTG GGAGCGTGAGAAGTTCTTGAGACTTGTCAACAAAGAGTTGATTATTCCATTGATTTTTCAG CACATTAGGATGTTCTTGTAG
- the LOC140890695 gene encoding delta(24)-sterol reductase isoform X1, protein MVSYICMCFYLLMYTSLFLAMSDLEAPLRPKRKKVWVDYFVKFRWIIVIFVVLPISFTLYFLTYLGDVRSECKSFKKRQQEHDENVAKVVKRLKERNPKKDGLVCTARKPWIAVGMRNVDYKRARHFEVDLSSFRNILDIDKERMVARVEPLVNMGQISRVTVPMNLSLAVVAELDDLTVGGLINGYGIEGSSHLYGLFSDTVVAYEIVLADGRLVRATRDNEYSDLFYAIPWSQGTLGLLVAAEIKLIPIEEYMKLTYTPVVGNLKELAQAYMDSFAPRDGDQDNLDKVPDFVETMVYSPTEAVCMAGIYASKEEAKKKGNKINSVGWWFKPWFYQHAETALKKGEFVEYIPTREYYHRHTRCLYWEGKLILPFADQCWFRYLLGWMMPPKVSLLKATQGEAIRNYYHEMHVIQDMLVPLYKVGDALEWVHREMELYPLWLCPHRLYKLPVKTMVYPEPGFELHQRQGDTHYAQMYTDVGVYYAPGPVLRGEQFDGSEAVRKMEDWLIENHGFQPQYAVSELSEKNFWRMFDADLYEHCRRKYAAIGTFMSVYYKSKKGRKTEKEVQEAEQAALETPDAEAD, encoded by the exons ATGGTTTCTTATATTTGTATGTGTTTCTATTTATTGATGTACACCTCTTTATTTTTAGCGATGTCGGATCTTGAGGCCCCACTGCGCCCCAAGAGAAAGAAGGTTTGGGTGGACTACTTTGTCAAATTCCGATGGATAATTGTTATCTTTGTTGTTCTTCCTATCTCCTTCACCTTGTACTTCCTCACATATCTTGGGGATGTGAGGTCGGAATGCAAATCCTTCAAGAAGCGCCAGCAGGAGCACGATGAAAATGTTGCGAAGGTTGTAAAACGCCTCAAGGAGAGGAACCCGAAGAAAGATGGTCTTGTCTGCACAGCCCGGAAACCTTGGATTGCTGTTGGAATGCGTAATGTGGACTATAAACGTGCTCGGCACTTTGAGGTTGACCTCTCTTCTTTCAGAAACATTCTTGACATTGACAAGGAAAGAATGGTTGCAAGAGTGGAACCTTTGGTTAATATGGGTCAGATTTCCCGGGTTACTGTCCCGATGAATCTTTCTCTCGCTGTTGTTGCCGAGCTTGATGATCTGACTGTCGGTGGTCTGATCAATGGCTATGGAATCGAAGGAAGCTCCCATCTTTATGGCCTATTCTCGGATACCGTTGTGGCTTACGAAATTGTTTTGGCTGATGGACGGTTGGTTAGAGCCACAAGGGACAATGAATACTCTGATCTTTTCTATGCTATTCCTTGGTCTCAGGGTACACTTGGCCTCCTTGTTGCTGCTGAAATTAAACTTATACCTATTGAAGAGTACATGAAGCTAACATACACGCCAGTAGTTGGTAATCTGAAGGAGCTTGCACAAGCTTATATGGATTCCTTTGCACCAAGGGATGGGGACCAGGACAACCTTGACAAGGTTCCTGACTTTGTCGAGACCATGGTTTACTCTCCTACGGAAGCTGTGTGCATGGCAGGGATATATGCTTCCAAAGAAGAAGCGAAGAAGAAGGGCAATAAAATCAATAGCGTTGGTTGGTGGTTCAAGCCATGGTTTTACCAGCATGCCGAGACGGCATTGAAGAAGGGAGAGTTTGTGGAGTATATCCCTACAAGGGAGTATTACCACAGGCATACAAGGTGTTTATACTGGGAGGGGAAGCTCATCCTCCCGTTCGCTGATCAGTGTTGGTTTAGATATCTGCTCGGTTGGATGATGCCACCCAAGGTTTCTCTTCTGAAGGCTACTCAAGGTGAAGCCATTAGGAACTATTACCATGAAATGCATGTCATCCAGGATATGCTTGTTCCCCTTTATAAGGTTGGAGATGCTTTGGAGTGGGTACATCGTGAGATGGAG TTGTATCCCCTCTGGCTCTGCCCCCACAGACTGTACAAACTCCCTGTTAAAACAATGGTGTATCCAGAACCCGGATTTGAGCTACATCAGAGGCAAGGCGACACACATTATGCGCAGATGTATACTGATGTTGGAGTCTACTATGCTCCTGGACCTGTCCTAAGAGGTGAGCAATTCGATGGATCTGAGGCAGTCCGTAAAATGGAAGACTGGCTAATTGAAAACCATGGATTCCAGCCACAGTACGCTGTTTCTGAGCTCAGCGAGAAGAATTTCTGGAGAATGTTCGATGCTGATCTTTACGAGCATTGCAGGAGAAAGTACGCTGCCATCGGTACATTCATGAGTGTGTATTACAAGTCTAAGAAAGGTAGGAAGACCGAGAAAGAGGTTCAAGAAGCCGAGCAGGCGGCACTCGAGACTCCAGATGCTGAGGCTGATTAG
- the LOC140890695 gene encoding delta(24)-sterol reductase isoform X2: protein MSDLEAPLRPKRKKVWVDYFVKFRWIIVIFVVLPISFTLYFLTYLGDVRSECKSFKKRQQEHDENVAKVVKRLKERNPKKDGLVCTARKPWIAVGMRNVDYKRARHFEVDLSSFRNILDIDKERMVARVEPLVNMGQISRVTVPMNLSLAVVAELDDLTVGGLINGYGIEGSSHLYGLFSDTVVAYEIVLADGRLVRATRDNEYSDLFYAIPWSQGTLGLLVAAEIKLIPIEEYMKLTYTPVVGNLKELAQAYMDSFAPRDGDQDNLDKVPDFVETMVYSPTEAVCMAGIYASKEEAKKKGNKINSVGWWFKPWFYQHAETALKKGEFVEYIPTREYYHRHTRCLYWEGKLILPFADQCWFRYLLGWMMPPKVSLLKATQGEAIRNYYHEMHVIQDMLVPLYKVGDALEWVHREMELYPLWLCPHRLYKLPVKTMVYPEPGFELHQRQGDTHYAQMYTDVGVYYAPGPVLRGEQFDGSEAVRKMEDWLIENHGFQPQYAVSELSEKNFWRMFDADLYEHCRRKYAAIGTFMSVYYKSKKGRKTEKEVQEAEQAALETPDAEAD from the exons ATGTCGGATCTTGAGGCCCCACTGCGCCCCAAGAGAAAGAAGGTTTGGGTGGACTACTTTGTCAAATTCCGATGGATAATTGTTATCTTTGTTGTTCTTCCTATCTCCTTCACCTTGTACTTCCTCACATATCTTGGGGATGTGAGGTCGGAATGCAAATCCTTCAAGAAGCGCCAGCAGGAGCACGATGAAAATGTTGCGAAGGTTGTAAAACGCCTCAAGGAGAGGAACCCGAAGAAAGATGGTCTTGTCTGCACAGCCCGGAAACCTTGGATTGCTGTTGGAATGCGTAATGTGGACTATAAACGTGCTCGGCACTTTGAGGTTGACCTCTCTTCTTTCAGAAACATTCTTGACATTGACAAGGAAAGAATGGTTGCAAGAGTGGAACCTTTGGTTAATATGGGTCAGATTTCCCGGGTTACTGTCCCGATGAATCTTTCTCTCGCTGTTGTTGCCGAGCTTGATGATCTGACTGTCGGTGGTCTGATCAATGGCTATGGAATCGAAGGAAGCTCCCATCTTTATGGCCTATTCTCGGATACCGTTGTGGCTTACGAAATTGTTTTGGCTGATGGACGGTTGGTTAGAGCCACAAGGGACAATGAATACTCTGATCTTTTCTATGCTATTCCTTGGTCTCAGGGTACACTTGGCCTCCTTGTTGCTGCTGAAATTAAACTTATACCTATTGAAGAGTACATGAAGCTAACATACACGCCAGTAGTTGGTAATCTGAAGGAGCTTGCACAAGCTTATATGGATTCCTTTGCACCAAGGGATGGGGACCAGGACAACCTTGACAAGGTTCCTGACTTTGTCGAGACCATGGTTTACTCTCCTACGGAAGCTGTGTGCATGGCAGGGATATATGCTTCCAAAGAAGAAGCGAAGAAGAAGGGCAATAAAATCAATAGCGTTGGTTGGTGGTTCAAGCCATGGTTTTACCAGCATGCCGAGACGGCATTGAAGAAGGGAGAGTTTGTGGAGTATATCCCTACAAGGGAGTATTACCACAGGCATACAAGGTGTTTATACTGGGAGGGGAAGCTCATCCTCCCGTTCGCTGATCAGTGTTGGTTTAGATATCTGCTCGGTTGGATGATGCCACCCAAGGTTTCTCTTCTGAAGGCTACTCAAGGTGAAGCCATTAGGAACTATTACCATGAAATGCATGTCATCCAGGATATGCTTGTTCCCCTTTATAAGGTTGGAGATGCTTTGGAGTGGGTACATCGTGAGATGGAG TTGTATCCCCTCTGGCTCTGCCCCCACAGACTGTACAAACTCCCTGTTAAAACAATGGTGTATCCAGAACCCGGATTTGAGCTACATCAGAGGCAAGGCGACACACATTATGCGCAGATGTATACTGATGTTGGAGTCTACTATGCTCCTGGACCTGTCCTAAGAGGTGAGCAATTCGATGGATCTGAGGCAGTCCGTAAAATGGAAGACTGGCTAATTGAAAACCATGGATTCCAGCCACAGTACGCTGTTTCTGAGCTCAGCGAGAAGAATTTCTGGAGAATGTTCGATGCTGATCTTTACGAGCATTGCAGGAGAAAGTACGCTGCCATCGGTACATTCATGAGTGTGTATTACAAGTCTAAGAAAGGTAGGAAGACCGAGAAAGAGGTTCAAGAAGCCGAGCAGGCGGCACTCGAGACTCCAGATGCTGAGGCTGATTAG